The following are encoded in a window of Urocitellus parryii isolate mUroPar1 chromosome 7, mUroPar1.hap1, whole genome shotgun sequence genomic DNA:
- the Tmem276 gene encoding transmembrane protein 276, with protein MAPKPGSEWSTVLSHLVLGMVSLHGAVSSAQSSRGAAAGFLLQALAAASMLVPGLGTHEDCLAGAWVTTVIGLPLLAFDFHWVNGDRSSANLLLGGGMVLAVAGDHLGPEGCSVAGQAVLLVVAVTILIVAIFTANTYGMWGGAMLGVAGLLSRLEEERLLLLPKEDVCRWALAAGSWAYCRALHTQRLQWE; from the exons ATGGCCCCCAAGCCCGGGAGTGAGTGGAGCACAGTCCTGTCCCACCTGGTGCTGGGAATGGTGTCTCTTCATGGAGCGGTGAGTTCTGCGCAG TCAAGTCGAGGGGCTGCTGCTGGTTTCCTGCTCCAGGCTTTGGCTGCTGCCTCCATGCTGGTTCCAGGGCTGGGCACACATGAAGATTGTCTCGCTGGAGCCTGGGTGACCACAGTCATCGGCCTGCCCCTTCTGGCTTTCGACTTCCACTGGGTGAACGGGGACCGCTCCTCTGCTAACCTACTCCTGGGCGGAGGCATGGTGCTGGCAGTGGCTGGTGATCACCTTGGCCCTGAAGGCTGCTCTGTGGCTGGTCAGGCAGTACTGCTGGTGGTGGCAGTGACCATCCTCATTGTGGCTATTTTCACAGCCAACACTTATGGGATGTGGGGGGGTGCGATGCTAGGTGTAGCAGGCCTCCTGAGCCGactggaggaggagaggctgctgctgctgccgaaAGAGGATGTCTGTCGCTGGGCCCTGGCTGCAGGCAGTTGGGCCTACTGCCGGGCCCTGCACACACAGCGCCTGCAGTGGGAATGA
- the Zftraf1 gene encoding zinc finger TRAF-type-containing protein 1 → MSGAEEAGGGGPAAGPAGSVPAGVGAGPGAAAGPAAAALGEAAGPGLPDEAGLAGARQLQEAAGDPDAPPKKRLRAAEAAEAAAAAAAAGSGKLEERLYSVLCCTVCLDLPKASVYQCTNGHLMCAGCFIHLLADARLKEEQATCPNCRCEISKSLCCRNLAVEKAVSELPSECGFCLRQFPRSILERHQKEECQDRVTQCKYKRIGCPWHGPFHELTVHEAACAHPTKTGNELMEILDEMDQSHRKEMQLYNSIFSLLSFEKIGYTEVQFRPYRTDDFITRLYYETPRFTVLNQTWVLKARVNDSERNPNLSCKRTLSFQLLLKSKVTAPLECSFLLLKGPYDDVRISPVIYHFVFTNESNETDYVPLPIIDSVECNKLLAAKNINLRLFLFQIQK, encoded by the exons ATGTCCGGCGCCGAGGAGGCCGGCGGGGGCGGCCCGGCCGCAGGGCCCGCGGGCTCCGTGCCGGCCGGGGTCGGGGCCGGGCCCGGGGCGGCCGCGGGaccggcggcggcggcgctggGCGAGGCGGCGGGGCCCGGGCTCCCGGACGAGGCGGGCCTGGCCGGCGCCCGGCAGCTGCAGGAGGCAGCCGGCGACCCCGACGCGCCGCCCAAGAAGCGGCTGCGGGCGGCCGAGGCGgccgaggcggcggcggcggcggcggcggcgggcagCGGGAAGCTGGAGGAACGGCTCTACTCGGTGCTGTGCTGCACCGTGTGCCTGGACCTGCCCAAGGCCTCCGTGTACCAG TGTACTAATGGTCACTTGATGTGCGCTGGCTGTTTTATCCACCTACTAGCAGATGCCCGGCTGAAGGAGGAGCAGGCCACATGCCCCAACTGTCGTTGTGAGATCAGTAAGAGCCTCTGCTGCCGGAACCTGGCTGTGGAGAAAGCCGTGAGCGAGCTGCCCTCAGAATGTGGCTTTTGCCTGCGCCAGTTTCCTCGTTCCATCCTGGAGAGGCACCAGAAAGAGGAATGCCAGGACAG GGTGACCCAGTGCAAATATAAGCGCATCGGCTGCCCATGGCATGGCCCTTTCCATGAGCTGACAGTGCATGAAGCTGCATGTGCCCACCCCACCAAGACGGGCAATGAGTTGATGGAGATCCTAGATGAGATGGACCAGAGCCACCGCAAGGAAATGCAACTCTACAATAGCATCTTCAGCCTGCTCAGCTTTGAGAAGATTGGCTACACAG AAGTCCAGTTCCGACCATACCGCACGGATGACTTCATCACACGCCTGTACTATGAAACACCGCGGTTCACAGTGCTGAACCAGACATGGGTCCTGAAGGCTCGTGTGAATGACTCAGAGCGCAACCCCAACCTGTCTTGCAAGCGCACACTTTCCTTCCAGCTCCTCCTCAAGAGCAAGGTCACAGCACCCCTGGAGTGCTCCTTCCTGCTGCTCAAGGGCCCGTATGATGATGTGCGAATCAGTCCTGTCATCTACCACTTTGTCTTCACCAACGAGAGCAATGAGACGGACTATGTGCCTCTGCCCATCATCGACTCTGTGGAGTGCAACAAGCTGCTGGCTGCCAAGAACATCAACCTGCGGCTCTTCCTCTTCCAGATACAGAAGTAG